The window TTCGGGAAGGCTCTAGAGCGAAAGACAGTAAGTCAGAAGACCTATCTCAAATGACATGGGAGACGCCCTCGCGGATTGGGGTGTCAGCGTCAAATAACGCTGTTAGCAGAGCTCAGGATAGAAATAAAAACGTCGTGGTGTAGCCACAACGGCGATATAGGTATGCTTGTTCACTTATTTTCTGGCGTAGCTCGAGATGGCCTTGATAGGTCGAGTAGTTGCAAAACCGCAGTGCGTAGTCATAGGGGTGTTCTTATATGTTTCGATTTAAAGTTTTTTTTCTTGTTGGAATTGTCTGCTCATCGCTCGTCGAAATAGAGACGGTGAGAGCTGAAACAGAGTCAATAATTGTAACACCGCATCGCTCCACATCTGACATATCAAGCTTCGGAGGGTCGTTGACTGTTATTTCCTCTGATGAGATCGAACGCTCGCAGTACGTCAATGTTGCGGATTTGCTACGTGGGTATCCTGGTCTTGATGTAGTACGGAGTGGAGGCAGAGGTGGCAATACTTCAATTTTTATGCGAGGGGCAAATTCGGAGCACGTTCTCGTGCTTCTCGACGGGATTGAACTGAATAATCCTGTAACACCGACTCGCACGCTTAATTTTGGAGCGCTCTCTTTAGAAAATGTTGAAAGGATTGAAGTATTACGTGGCCCACAGAGCGGGGTTTGGGGATCGAATGCAATTGGTGGTGTGATAAACATCATTACCAAAACTGGCGAAGCAGGACCTCGTTTTAAAGTCTCAACAGAGGGCGGTACGTTCAAGCGTTTTGCTCAAAAGCTCTATGTTGCACATTCTACGAAAGAGCTTGATACCTCTTTGAGTTTTGTTCGAGAGCAGGAGGGGGGGATCTCGGCAGCAGATGAACGCGCGGGAAACAGTGAGCGAGACAATTTTGAAAATACCAGTCTTACCCTCAGAGCCAAATACAACTCATTATGGGGGGGGACTCTTGATAATACGCTTCGTTTGAATCGCTCCGGTGCAGGGCTCGATAATCAAGGTGGTATCGGTGGCGATGATCCAAATAGAGACTTGAAAAACGAGGAGCTATTTTGGCGTTCAGCTCTCTCAGGAGAATTGCTTGAAGGCTTATGGATACCGGCATTTGGCATTTCGTATGCGTATCATGACCTCAAAGATGAAAACGTCCCTGATAGTATTAATCCGCTCGATGAGCTGGGTAGTCGTTATCGTGGTGAAATGTTCACAGCGGACTGGATCAATACGTTCTCTCTTAGTGATAGTCTCAGGCTCGTTGCCGGTTTTGAATTTCAAAAAGAGCGAGGGAGTTCGCTCTATCAATCAGACGGAGTCTTTGGTCCTTTTGAGTCGAGGTTTGGTCCATTCGATGCAGTAAATCGCGCCTACTTTATCAATGGGCTCATGTCAGTAAGTGATAATATCTCGTTCTCATCAGCGTTGCGCTTAGATAGCCATGAGGTCTTCGGCGATAGGATGACCTATAACGTATCTCCCGTTATTTATTTCTTAGACAAGACTCTAAAGGTACGAGGTGCAATCGGTACTGGATTCAGAGCACCGTCACTCAACCAGCTTTTCTCTACC is drawn from bacterium and contains these coding sequences:
- a CDS encoding TonB-dependent receptor, whose product is MFRFKVFFLVGIVCSSLVEIETVRAETESIIVTPHRSTSDISSFGGSLTVISSDEIERSQYVNVADLLRGYPGLDVVRSGGRGGNTSIFMRGANSEHVLVLLDGIELNNPVTPTRTLNFGALSLENVERIEVLRGPQSGVWGSNAIGGVINIITKTGEAGPRFKVSTEGGTFKRFAQKLYVAHSTKELDTSLSFVREQEGGISAADERAGNSERDNFENTSLTLRAKYNSLWGGTLDNTLRLNRSGAGLDNQGGIGGDDPNRDLKNEELFWRSALSGELLEGLWIPAFGISYAYHDLKDENVPDSINPLDELGSRYRGEMFTADWINTFSLSDSLRLVAGFEFQKERGSSLYQSDGVFGPFESRFGPFDAVNRAYFINGLMSVSDNISFSSALRLDSHEVFGDRMTYNVSPVIYFLDKTLKVRGAIGTGFRAPSLNQLFSTYGSPELDPEESESWELGVDHTLANDHASIGLTYYQQSIDQLITFDPATFLFQNINEAKIDGLEFYGEYEPTENLKIRLDYTLLNTKDVQTDQQLLRRAKDQINLFLSYSLRNIPATLSASYRYTGARFDNNFSLYPPVRERLSPYGIVDLRLSSHISKNLRIYGRLENVFDKEYQDVLGFGSYGRGVFAGMELML